Below is a genomic region from Ruania alba.
AGAACCCCGAACTGCGGCCCGACGGCGGCCGACCGGTACGTGTGTTCACCGCCACCTACCTGGTGGAACCGGCCGGTGAGCACCAACGATGAGGACCCTGCTGCGGCACCGACTGTTCCGCCGCCTGCTCGGCGGCTGGACCGTCGGCAACCTCGCCGACAGTGCCCTCTTCCTCACCCTGGCGGTATGGGCCAAGGACCTCACCGGTTCATCCAGCGCCGCCGGGCTGGTGTTCTTCGCCCTGGCGCTGCCCTCGCTGCTGGCGCCGCTGCTCGGACTGCTCGTGGACCGGGTGCGGCGCAAGCCGCTGATCGTGAGCGCCAATCTGGTGGCCGCCGGTGGTGCCGCCTCGCTCGTGCTGGTCGACGGGCCGGGAATGCTCTGGCTGCTCTACGCCGTCACGCTGCTCTACGGCGGGCTCGGCGTGCTGAACGGAGCCGCGCAGTCGGGCTTGTTGCGCGACCTGCTGCCCGATGACCAGCTCGACTCCGCGAACGCGATGCTCTCGACCGTGGACAACGGGCTTCGGATCCTCACCCCCGCGATCGGAGCCGGACTGTACGTGCTCTGGGGCGGCCAGGCGCTCGGTCTCGGTGTGGCCGCGCTGCTGCTGCTCACCGCGGCGCTGATCGCCTCGGTCCCGGTGGTCGAATCCGACCCGGACCGCGAGACGAGCACCTTCTGGGCCGACGCCGTCGCCGGCTTCGCCCACCTGCGCTCGGTTCCACTGCTGCTGCGGATGGTGATCGTGGTGGCTGCCGCGTTCGGGGTGATCGGGCTGTTCGACACGGTCCTGTTCGAGGTGGTCGAGCACGGCCTCGGGATGGATCCGGCGTTCTTCGGGGTGCTGATGAGCCTGCAGGGCGCGGGCGCGATCCTCGGCGGACTCACCTCGGCTCTGGTCCTGCGCCGATGGGGTCCGGCACGGACGGTCGGCACCTCGCTTGCCGTGGTGGCTCTGGCATCGCTGGCGTTCACCGTCGATGTGGTGGGGGTGCCTCTGTTGCCGGTGGTCATCGCGGCGATCCTGGTGGCCGGTGCCGCGATCCCCTGGCTGATGGTGGCAATGATCACCACCCGGCAACGGCTCACTCCGCCACGACTACAAGGGCGCACGGCGGCCGCGACGAATATCTCGATGACGCTGCCGCAGCTGGTCTCGATCGCCGCCGGAGCGGTCTTGGTGACGGTGGTGGACTACCGGGTGCTCCTGGTGGTCGCGGCCGTGGTGCTCGGCACGTGTGCGATCGTGCTGCTGCGCTTCCGCGGCGAAGAACCACCTGTGTCCGACGGTGCGGCGGAGCCGAGCGAGGCGGCGGACCTGCCGCGGTGATCATGCCGCGGGGCTGATCGGCAGGGCCTCGCGGGCGAGGTCGGCAACCTCTGCGGGCGAGCGCGAACTGGTGTCGATCCGCCCGAGCCCCGCTCCCTCGGCATCCATCAGGTCCTGGAAGCCCGTGGTGCGGGCCAGGAACTGATCCGCCAGATGCCGCTCGGCCGCCGTGCGGACACCGCCTGCCGACTCTTCGCGGATGCGCGCGGCCAGCACATCCGGCGTGGCCACCAGCCGTACGGCGACCACACGCGGACCGATCAGACCGCGGATCAGCGACGGCCGCAGCGCCGACCCCTCCAGCACCAGGCCGCCTCCGGCGCCTGCGCCGGCCAGATGCGCGGTGACCAGGCCACGAATCCGTGGTGCCAACCGGTCGTAGTGGTCGAGCACTGAGGCGAGCAGGTCCTCGACCGGGAGGGAGGCGTAGTGCTCGGCGACGTGGTCGGGCACCTCGCGGCCGGCCGTCCGCCAGGGGCGCCCCGGGTGGCGCGCCAGCTGATCGGTGCTCCGGCAGGTGTATCGCAATGCTTCGGCCAGTAGCGCTGCGGTGCTCGACTTGCCGGTGTGGGAGGTGCCGGAGATCAGGACGACGCGGGGGAGTGCCACACATTCGAGGCTATCGGCGCCGGATTGCTCGTCGAGCCATACAGCGATCGCGGGCCGGCCGGGCAACCCTCCGCTACCCTCAGCATCTCGGCTGGTCGATGACCGGTCCAGGAAAGTGATCAGCGGGAGGGCAACAGGTGTCACGGGATGAGGAGCAGCAGCCCGGCGCGCCATTGCGCGGTCCAGCGAGGTTCGCCGGTGCCGGGCTGGACGACTTCGACGACCTCGCCGATCACTTCGCCCCCGAGCTGCGCCGCGGGGTGATGATGGGCCGGCCGATGCTGGCCCTGGAAGGAAGGATGCTCGCCTGCCTTGATTCCGGGATGCTCGGCGTCCGGCTGGGACGGGAGTCGAGCGCGTTCGCCGAGGCGATGGAGCTGCCCGGCGCCACGCTCTTCGCGCCAGGGAAAGGACCGAAGCAGTTCCGCGACTGGGCCGCGATCCCCGCCGAGCACAGCAGCGAGTGGGCCTACTTCGTGGCAGCGGCCATCGAGGCACGTCGCTGACCTGGTAGGTGCCAGACCTCGTCGCGACGACGTGCGGGTTCCGACGACGATCGGCACCTCGGCGTCCGCGAGGTGCCACCGGTCGTCGCTCAGCGAGTGTTCGGTCGACGGCGAGTGGCACCTACCGCCGGTACGCGGGGTTCGCTGGGCCGCCGCGTCCGCCGGCTCGCCGCGCTCGGCTAGACGGCGACCCGTTCCGCTCCCGCATAGACGGTGAACCGATCCCCCGCGAGAACCCGATCAACGTCATGCCCGACTCCTGCGCCAGTTCCACCGCCAGTGCGCTCGGTGCACTCACCGCCGCCAGCGTCTCGATCCCCGCCAGGTGAGCCTTCTGCACCAGCTCGAACGACGCTCGCCCGGAGACCTGCAGCACGGTCGAGCGCACCGGCAGTTGCCCACTCAACAGCGCCCAGCCCACGATCTTGTCCACGGCGTTGTGCCGGCCCACGTCCTCCCGCAGGCACAGCAGTTCGGCCTCCGTCGTGAACAGGCCCGCGGCGTGCGTTCCGCCGGTGCGCTCGAACTGAGCCTGCCCGGCGCGCAGAGCCTCGGGGAGGGCGAGCAACATCTCAGGCGCCAGCCGCCCACCCACGGACGGGCCGTCGTCGGGGGAGGGGAAGGCCGACTCCTTGGTGACCTCCTCGATCGAGGACGTCCCACAGATGCCGCACGAGGACGAGGTGTACACGGCTCGTTCGGCGTTCGCGGCCGGTGGCGCCACCCCAGGTGCCAGCGTCACGTCGACGATGTTGTAGGTGGCCTGTCCGTGCTCGTCCACCCCTGGCCCGTACGAGAGTCGAGCGATCTGTGCTCTCTCGTGCACCACGGTCTCGGCCACGAGGAACCCGGCGGCCAGGTCGAAGTCGTGCCCCGGGGTGCGCATGGTCACCGCGAGCGAGCGGCCGTTCACCCGCACCTCCAGGGGCTCCTCCCCGGCGAGGTGCTCGATCCGCTCCCGACGGCGTCCGTCACCGTGGATCTGGAGCGTGCGGTGCCGTGTGCTCACCCGGGCCACTGCTGACTCCTCACGTTAGGCTCGTGACAACGGTACGGGAGGCACCATGGCACCAGCACCTGAGCACGGGATCGACGAGTCCGAGCTGCAGATCAGCAGCCCCAAGCATTCGGCGGCCGGGGTTCCCGGTGTGTTGCACGCGTTGGGCATGTCACTGGACCAGATGGGGCCGGTCCGCACTGCGAAGACGCTGCTCGCGGTGAACCAGACCGACGGTTTCGATTGCCCCGGTTGTGCGTGGCCCGAAGCGAAGAAGCGCCACACCGCCGAGTTCTGCGAGAACGGGGCCAAGGCCGTGGCCGAGGAAGCCACGAGAAGGCGCGTTCCGCCGTCGTTCTTCGCCGAGCATTCCCTGGACGATCTGGCCACCAAGGACGACTACTGGCTCGGCCAGCAGGGGCGGCTGGCCCACCCGATGGTGCGGGACGAGGGCGCCACCCACTATCGGCCGATCAGCTGGGACGACGCCTTCGACCTGATCGCGGCGGAGATCCACGCGGGCGACCCGGATGAAGCGATCTTCTACACCTCCGGCCGCACCTCCAACGAGGCCGCCTTTCTGTACCAGCTGATGGTCCGCGGGCTGGGGACGAACAACCTGCCGGACTGCTCGAACATGTGCCACGAGTCCTCCGGTGCGGCGCTCACCGAGACCATCGGGATCGGCAAGGGGTCGGTGAGCCTGGCCGACGTGGAGAACGCGTCGCTGATCCTGGTGGCCGGGCAGAACCCGGGCACCAACCACCCACGGATGCTCTCCTCCCTGGAGAAGGCGAAGGCACGTGGGGCCGTGATCGTGGCGATCAACCCGCTCCCCGAGGCCGGGCTCGGCACCTTCCACAACCCGCAGACACTGCAGGGCCTCACCCGCGGCACCCGGCTGGCCGATGATTTCCTGCAGATCCGGCTCGGTGGCGACCAGGCCTTGTTCCAGGCGCTCGGAGCGCTGATCATCGAGGCGGGAGCGCTCGACCACGAGTTCCTCACCGATTCCGTGACCGGCCTGGACGAGTACGCCGCGCATGTGACCGCACTGGACTGGGACGAGGTGCTCACCGCCAC
It encodes:
- a CDS encoding MFS transporter; protein product: MRTLLRHRLFRRLLGGWTVGNLADSALFLTLAVWAKDLTGSSSAAGLVFFALALPSLLAPLLGLLVDRVRRKPLIVSANLVAAGGAASLVLVDGPGMLWLLYAVTLLYGGLGVLNGAAQSGLLRDLLPDDQLDSANAMLSTVDNGLRILTPAIGAGLYVLWGGQALGLGVAALLLLTAALIASVPVVESDPDRETSTFWADAVAGFAHLRSVPLLLRMVIVVAAAFGVIGLFDTVLFEVVEHGLGMDPAFFGVLMSLQGAGAILGGLTSALVLRRWGPARTVGTSLAVVALASLAFTVDVVGVPLLPVVIAAILVAGAAIPWLMVAMITTRQRLTPPRLQGRTAAATNISMTLPQLVSIAAGAVLVTVVDYRVLLVVAAVVLGTCAIVLLRFRGEEPPVSDGAAEPSEAADLPR
- the fdhD gene encoding formate dehydrogenase accessory sulfurtransferase FdhD — translated: MSTRHRTLQIHGDGRRRERIEHLAGEEPLEVRVNGRSLAVTMRTPGHDFDLAAGFLVAETVVHERAQIARLSYGPGVDEHGQATYNIVDVTLAPGVAPPAANAERAVYTSSSCGICGTSSIEEVTKESAFPSPDDGPSVGGRLAPEMLLALPEALRAGQAQFERTGGTHAAGLFTTEAELLCLREDVGRHNAVDKIVGWALLSGQLPVRSTVLQVSGRASFELVQKAHLAGIETLAAVSAPSALAVELAQESGMTLIGFSRGIGSPSMRERNGSPSSRARRAGGRGGPANPAYRR